The sequence below is a genomic window from Coffea arabica cultivar ET-39 chromosome 4c, Coffea Arabica ET-39 HiFi, whole genome shotgun sequence.
ggatgtaagtatacgttccacgattggaatcagtttccgctgcatttgtaatatgtaatcattggaggatttgatgtaattttgagatttatattgtaattgggttgagaactgtagtcccggcgagagctgggcaggcggtccgccgaaccctctggttcgccttagggggaggtggggccgtcacagtgaGCATTTCCTACAATTTGATCGTAGAAAATAGATGAGTTAATGATGGCGTTGAATACTTGAATCTTTAAGTTTTCAACACGAACGAAAGGAGGacttgtttaacttgatttggatttggatttgaggGGAAAATGGTTCTTAAGAAATTTTGACATAGTTTCTCCAGAATTAGGAATTTCAATGTATCCTTGCTCTGAAGgaagacctctatttatagtcaaaatatataGGATAGATCTTCAAGAAAAACCTCTAGAACCCTTTTGCGTTTGGGTGACTTGTAACTTAAGAAATCAATTTAACTTGGGCATTTATGATTGGCTGGTCCAAATAGTTTACTgtgaataaatcaattaatcGACTTCAATTTAAATGGACATTacaaatttgatttgatttaatAGCCCATACAATACTGGCTCAATTCATCAGTCCAAAACATAATACACTTctttaatttaatcaagattaatttaattttgattaaataaattttctttgtctACAGGAAGATAGGAGCCATATGATTTTTACATGTTAGTTGTATCTTCTACAACTTGATTTAACAAGTCATTTTTTTACGGCAAATAATAATTGAAGTAACAATAGACTCATTGTACAACTTGGTTTACTATAATACGACCAATAAATATCACGGCTATAAGCTATCTTTCTTATAGTAAATAATGCTTGACGTCACAATAAACACAAATCCGCAGTTAGTTTAGTATAAATGTTACTACCATGAGCTATTGTTGCCTTGTAGCACCATTCTAAGGGTGGAAAATCACATTACTGTTATGTAGAGCGACGTTCTGTAATACCATAGGAGAAAATTGTCACTCTACCAGAACTGTAAATATTTCCTACATAGTAGTATTGTAGCCTTGTAGCAtccattttctatatttttttggCTCTTCCTGCCAAATTAAACTGATTGACTTTCttctttcctctttctttcttttgcctgTGTTGGTTTGATTAAACTACGGGTACCGATCAATTTTTAAGAGTTCAAACTCCTTGAATGTCATTCTTTAGTTCACGTGCTATTTCGTATTTAGTTCCTCAGATGACAATTGTTTGGGCAAAGACAATTTACTGGACAAAAGGCTCTCCCATTCCCAGGAGAATGGGCTGATAAGATGATGAACAACAtatggaaaaaagaaatgtaAGCATATCAAGTGACTTGATTTCccttaaattttgtttcaacttctgttttcatttttcgTTATAACTTTTGTTGAACGAATACATTTTAGTTTTACAAAAACACCAAAGGTTTAGTTAACCATTGCACTTTAATTATGGATGGAAGTTTGTTGGCAAATGAGATATCTGAAGGATCATAAAGATGCAAAACTTTGCCTTATTAAGATGGATACTTTTCCGACTTTCCACAGCATGAGAGACACAAGAAAAGAAGATTGATTAATTTATGTAGAAATCAAAACAAtgatagaaatttttttttttttttttataattttcgaATAGAGATGAAGAATAGTCATTAATGTCTTCCACATGCATCAGAAAGTATCCTGCTCATGATCAATGCTTTTCAACAGAAGAGACCCTTCAGATGAAGGTCATATGCCATTAACAAGCTAAACCATAGTGATTGCCAATCAAAGCGGAAGCTGTTCTGATGTTTCAGCAAAATCTCTAGTGTTCATAGACATAAAACACAGACAATGGGGCAGGAAAAAGTAAATGCTCAGAAACACAATTACACCGAGATCAGCCTCTTCACCGACTGCTGGTCGACGAGGACTTACCAAGTATATCTGGCTAGCACACCATAATGAGTACAGGACTGCTATTGTCAAGATTAATCTTGCAGACAGATTAGACCTGGTTTTTAGAGATCTCGAGGACTTCACTCTGCAAGATTAATGAAGATTTCACTAACTTCCTGCAACCGAATAGAGCTAAAAATAATTCAGTAGTAGCTCTAGGGCTTACctgttaatatatataaaaccTCCAATCAAGCAAATACAAAGGAAGCTAATCACAACAACTGCATCTGGGGTGATTGGTGCTCTGCCTTTCCACCAACCTGTGCTCAGTATCCAAGTATACATTTTAGACTGCCCGTTTTCCTATTTATAGAGAAGCAACAAAGACAAAAAAGGTTATGGATTATTCCATTATCAAAATGTACAAAAGAATGGGATAAGTAGTACTAAAGAAGACGAACTTGCATGATGaacaatgaaaaacaaaagatgcAAGACTTAAGGAAAGTTTATGGCCACATCTACGAATTGAAATTCAACCACCACCTGAATCTGATGTGGTAATGACTCTCAAATCTAGCCTATTTCGTCTGCTAATCAGTCTCCTAATCTAACCTGTCAGGGATCCTAATAAAATAACAAATCTTTCAAACCAATGGGATTCTTCTAAATTAGATACAGTAAGCAAAGAAAAAATCTGAATACTGATCAATAATGCACAGTCCAATCTGAATTTCTTTGCCATTTCACTTGTTGGATTTCCGAAAGGTTGAGGTTGCAATACAGATGAGGAATCTGAGTTACAATATACACTAACACTTTAAGGTGACTAGAAGCAAATAGGGATAAATTACTCAGTGAATAAATATATGATTTAACACGTTTACACTCCAAAACCAAAGCATGCCCACTAGCAAAAACATTTGTTTAGCTTTAGGATCCAATTGAGCTGTACAAGGCAAAACATTAGTTAAAACAAATTAGAAGCTTGGTCACTGATTCTGCTAATATACACATGAAACAAAAGGAGTCTCTACAAAGAATTTGCTGATATCAAAGCCAGATGCTAGACAAATCAAAATCTGCTGAATAATTGACAACAATAGATAACTATGTGCAAAAGAAGATCTAAGTTCAAAATCCTAACTGAAGCTCCAGAGTTGAGCAAAATTCCATACTTCAGattaaaatcaaaattctaaaagtTTTAACAACAGTATTCATATTTCATTTTGCAATTTCTATTTCTACAAACTGGTGAATTCAATAATTGTAAAGGATCCATGATGCAATTCAATTGTAAAGAATAGTGATAACTTTCTACCCTGTAGCTTGATGAACTATTCCATTCAACATAAAATTTAGATTAGAGATAAAAAGACAATATTCTCCAAACAGGATATGCAAAGTGGACATTTTCTTCAATCCAAAAATAAGATGTCTTTCTCAAGAGAAATTTGTGTTGTAGAAAGGGCTTATACCACTACTGCATGCACTCTTGAATG
It includes:
- the LOC113740007 gene encoding uncharacterized protein, with protein sequence MPGPGPHMMYTLGAGQALMIISNGRFSPHHCLVYAINAFFGPDMGSFSEWLTSTLGLGRAVGSAAESFIHHPIYYTLLLGFPFSVLYSWISRILLRRGLLDSISGVPLTRWQCFYLVSAGSLSHFFLDHLFEENGQSKMYTWILSTGWWKGRAPITPDAVVVISFLCICLIGGFIYINRVKSSRSLKTRSNLSARLILTIAVLYSLWCASQIYLVSPRRPAVGEEADLGVIVFLSIYFFLPHCLCFMSMNTRDFAETSEQLPL